The sequence below is a genomic window from bacterium.
CATGGTACCCGAACTTCAGGACGAGACCATCCGCGTAGTGTCTCTCGGTCCATTTAGGGTTGTCTACCGAGTGACCCCCTATGACCTCCAGATCCTTACTGTATTTCAGGACGTTGTTTCACGTTTCGCAGCATCTTCCTGACGCCCCGCCCGTCAACGGTCATGGAGGCGGCGGGCCGGATCGCCACAGTCTCCTGCTGCCGACGGGAAGCCGCGGCATACGCAGGACCTGCAGGTGTGCTGCGTCGGAGATATAGCGTCCCCCTCTGTGCCCCTGGGTCTTGGGCCACCCACCGACGGCATTAATTGCTCCAAGCCGAGCGTGAGCAGCACCGGATAATTCGCACCGCTCTCCGGCATCGTCGAGACGACCAGGAGCCGGTTCTCGCTCGGAGCGACCCGCACCATGGCCACCGGCAGCACGCCGCCCGCCGGCACCCGCGGCACGTCCACGATCCGTTCGTCGATGCGAAACATCCCTCCCGCCTGCCCCGCGACGGCGTGCATCACCAGCGTCACGGTCGCCGGCATCGGTGTTGCGTTATGGATGCGGATCTGGAACGTATAGATCACCCCGTAGTTGCCTTGGAGCGCATCCCCGGTGGCCCGCTCGCGGACGAGATCCTGTTCCCCGCCGAGGGCCATCATCGCAAACGGTCCCCCCACCACGTAGTCGCGCACCCGTTCGACTTCCGGTTGCTCGAACGCGCCCCGCTGATGGAGGCGGTCAGGAAGGGGAAGGTAGTCGCTTCCCGTGGGCGGATCGAGATCACCCTCCATGCGCGCGATGACCTGAAGGCCGAGCGCAGCATCCTCCACAGGCGCCACCTGCATGAGCCCGCTCGCGATCTCGCCCGGTGCAAGCGCATGCACGACCAGAGGTGATGTGGTATGGGCCGGAATCGAGAACAGGAACGCTTCGTGGCGCCAGTACTGCATCAGGAAGTCCCGGGCTGCCGCGTGACCAATCACGAGTTCGTCGGCCCCGGCGTTTGGCTCCCCGCCGGTCACCCAGACCGCGGCTCGTTTCGACGTCGGGTTGCTGAGCGCCACCGTAACCATCATCCGCCGGGCCGTCGCCCCGTTTTGGTGATGGTAGACCAAGCGCACCGCCTCGGCGGTCGAGAGCGTGGCGCTGAAGAGCAGGGTGCTGAACGCAACCGTCTCGGGGCTGTTGCTCACGAGAAGACGCTGCGTGTTTGACCATGAAGCCGCCGTCGCGAAGGGACCACCGGCGAGTCCCGACTCAGCGACAAGCGTCCCGCAGACCGCTACAGCGATCGCGATAACTGTCCACTGTCGTGCGCGTATCGTCGTCTCCCTTCCATGGAGACCCCTCAGAAGACCCCTCACGTTACACGATCTTCGCTCGGGAGGACGAGGCCGAAGTGGAGGTCCAGCGACCCGTCCGTCGTACCCCCCACCTTGTCGGGACCCCCGTTGGCGCCCCCGGAGATACGCGAGACTGGCCACCACGCCGAGCCCAGTCACGGGCCAACCCGCGAGGCTGTTCACGACCAGGAACCACCCGAGGGGCAAGGAGATCAGGGCTGCGTACAACGCGCCGCCTCTCAATAGAAACCCGAGCGCCCACAGCAGGGTCAGGTGTCGGAGCGCTGAACGCGTCGCAGCCGGGAACACCACGCCGTCCTCCCGCAGCCGGCTTAGTGTCTTCATTGCTACCGCCAGGAGGGGACGGCCGACCGCGATGGAGCCGAGGAACCCCACGCCGTCCAGCAGGTTTTCAACCACGCTACTCCCGGCGAACATGACCGGGTTGCCGGCGAGCAGGGCCACGGCCCCCTGGCCGGCCGTCACGGCAACTGCGTACAGCATGAATGGATTCAGGAACGACCGCCGCCAGTTGAAGACCGCGACCGCGAGCGTCCACGTCACCGCGGCGACGATGGCTTCCACCGGGAGTCCCAACGCCAGACCCGAGTAGTAGAGGACCTGTGGCGCAACGACGCCGAGACCGGTCCGCAGAGCGAGGCTGCGCACCCGCACCGGTTCGACCTCCGCGGGACTCCGCGTGATCGTCCCTCTCAACGCCGTCCACCGCCGGCCACAGGTTCTCACCACGCTGTCTCCGAATATCCGGCAAGCGCTTCGAGGGCCGTCAGCAGGCCGTCGACTCCGGGGTTGACCTCACGCGGCGCCACGTAGCGCCAGTGGATGATCCCGATGGGATCGATCACGACCAGCGCGCGGTCGCTTGTGCCCTCCCTGGGCCGGTACACGCCGTACGCTCGCGCCGCACCACCGCGGGGGGTAGCATCCGAGAGCAGCGGGAATCCCAGCTGGAGGCTCCTCGCAAACGCCTGATGACACCAGACGCCGTCTACGGAGATGCCGACCAATTCTGCGTTGAGGTCTAGAATCTGCGGCACGATCTCGTTGTAGTGCTGGAGTTGATCAGTCGAGACGGGCTCCCAATCGGCCGGGTAGAAAACGAGCACGACGGCCTTCCCGCGTGAGTCCCGCAGTGCCCAAGTGCGAGCGGGCGCGGCTGGGAGCACAATCTCAGGCGCGACCGCACCGGTGCCCGGCGTGGCCCGCGCCATTTGGTCCCCTCGGTCCGCTTGAATCATCGCCTACCCCTCTCCCGAACGTTTAGCTCGTTGAGTCTTCGGGCTCAATCGTGTCGCCGCGGAATCGAAGGCCCCAGCCCAGATCCCGAAGACTCAAATAGTGTCGCAGAGGGGGACGCCGTCGGCATCGTCCGAAGGGACAGACCTGGCCCGTAAGGTATGGACTTTTGGCCATCGCCAGCCCGTCGCGGAGAGAGCCCACCGCAAGTCCTCCCGGATCGTGCAGAAGCATACGGGGAATAGCACGCCGGCAGATAATGCGCTGATCCAGCATGTGCACGATCGATCGGCGTCGGTGCCGCCCTCGGGCTCCTGTGACCTCTTGGACGATGGGCGACGGCCGGACGGACGATGCCGGCGGTGCGCCGGTGCGCGAGAATTTAGGTGTAGTTCAGATCTAAACCAAGGAGGGATCGGTCATGCGGTACGTTGTCACAGCCCTACTCGTTTTAGGAGTCGGCATCACAGCAATGGCCCCTGTGGCGTCCGCCCAGGTTAACCCTGCCCCAAACAACACGTTCACCAACCAGTATGGAAACCAGGTTGTCCCACTCACGCCTGGTGGCAACGGCGGCGCCGTTTG
It includes:
- a CDS encoding redoxin domain-containing protein; this encodes MARATPGTGAVAPEIVLPAAPARTWALRDSRGKAVVLVFYPADWEPVSTDQLQHYNEIVPQILDLNAELVGISVDGVWCHQAFARSLQLGFPLLSDATPRGGAARAYGVYRPREGTSDRALVVIDPIGIIHWRYVAPREVNPGVDGLLTALEALAGYSETAW